A region of Paraburkholderia sp. BL23I1N1 DNA encodes the following proteins:
- a CDS encoding DMT family transporter, with the protein MSLTQRQQGAITLASGGLLMGTIGIFVEEARLGALTLVFFRCLFGFLSLAAYCAWKGFFTRAHFKPRTVALALISGVLMVTQWVGFFDAIHRTSIAVATVVFHVQPFWVVLMGAALFNERLGVDRLGWIATAFIGLVLASGVLAAANLQGHTSYLIGIGEALVGSVMYASVTLIAKGLGNLRPHLLTLAQCAVGVVCLPFIAPLTAVHIGPMQWFWLVGMGVLHTGLSYVLIYGALPKLTTPIIAVLLFVYPLTAIVVDAVVYGRALSLPQLAGMVLIVIASLGVNLGWPLLSMLRPGGRTRSTR; encoded by the coding sequence ATGTCCCTCACCCAACGTCAACAGGGCGCCATTACGCTGGCCAGCGGCGGGCTTCTGATGGGCACGATCGGCATCTTCGTCGAGGAAGCGCGGCTCGGTGCGCTGACGCTGGTGTTCTTTCGCTGTCTGTTCGGTTTCCTTTCGCTCGCGGCGTATTGCGCGTGGAAAGGTTTCTTCACGCGCGCGCATTTCAAGCCGCGCACCGTCGCGCTCGCGCTGATCTCCGGCGTGTTGATGGTCACACAGTGGGTCGGTTTCTTCGACGCGATCCATCGCACCAGCATTGCGGTGGCGACGGTGGTATTTCATGTGCAGCCGTTCTGGGTCGTGTTGATGGGCGCGGCGCTGTTCAATGAACGACTCGGCGTTGACCGACTCGGCTGGATCGCGACCGCGTTCATCGGGCTCGTGCTTGCCTCGGGTGTTCTGGCGGCCGCGAATCTGCAGGGGCATACGAGCTATCTGATCGGCATCGGCGAGGCATTGGTAGGCTCGGTGATGTACGCGAGCGTCACGTTGATCGCCAAAGGGCTTGGCAATTTGCGGCCGCATCTGCTGACGCTCGCGCAATGCGCGGTCGGCGTGGTGTGCCTGCCGTTCATTGCGCCGCTCACCGCCGTGCATATCGGGCCGATGCAGTGGTTCTGGCTGGTCGGCATGGGCGTGCTGCATACGGGGCTTTCGTATGTGCTGATCTACGGTGCGCTACCGAAGCTGACCACGCCGATCATCGCCGTGCTGCTGTTCGTTTATCCGCTGACGGCGATCGTGGTCGATGCTGTGGTGTATGGGCGGGCGCTGTCGCTGCCGCAGCTTGCGGGGATGGTATTGATCGTGATCGCCAGCCTTGGGGTGAATCTTGGCTGGCCGCTGCTTTCAATGTTGCGTCCTGGGGGACGGACGCGCAGCACGCGTTGA
- a CDS encoding triphosphoribosyl-dephospho-CoA synthase, with translation MAPAALLEREADAMPEAKAGLTPLACRHATILRAASTVHRPTVSARTAPCDAQLAHFAVIALIEEAQLTPKPALVDRRGSGAHRDLDLATMLRSAHALEPTFAALARAAQRRGEPSALVRAELAQIGRAGEQDMLRATGGSNAHRGAIWIVGLLVAGASMTDDTTRPNASKVCTLAARIACFPDRFAAPADSHGERARQRYQVGGARREAQDGFPHVIDIGLPALLAARANGIDENAARIDALLSIMVSLDDTCLLHRAGLPGLHAAQHGARRVLQAGGSSTPEGYTALVALEHALLSLNASPGGAADLLAATLFLDMLAHRDASGSSASWNI, from the coding sequence ATGGCGCCCGCTGCTTTGCTCGAACGCGAGGCCGACGCCATGCCGGAGGCGAAAGCCGGACTCACGCCCCTGGCCTGCCGGCACGCCACGATTTTGCGCGCGGCAAGCACGGTACACAGGCCGACGGTTAGCGCACGGACAGCACCGTGCGATGCGCAACTCGCGCACTTCGCCGTCATCGCGCTGATCGAGGAAGCGCAACTCACGCCGAAACCCGCGCTGGTGGACCGGCGCGGCAGCGGTGCGCATCGTGACCTCGATCTCGCCACCATGCTGCGCTCGGCGCACGCGCTCGAACCCACCTTCGCCGCTCTTGCACGCGCCGCGCAGCGCCGCGGCGAACCATCCGCGCTTGTGCGTGCTGAACTCGCGCAAATCGGCCGCGCCGGCGAACAGGACATGCTGCGTGCCACCGGCGGCAGCAACGCACATCGCGGCGCAATCTGGATCGTCGGGCTGCTGGTGGCGGGCGCCTCGATGACGGACGACACCACACGTCCGAACGCATCGAAAGTCTGCACGCTCGCCGCGCGGATCGCGTGCTTCCCGGATCGCTTCGCCGCCCCCGCCGATAGTCACGGCGAGCGAGCACGACAGCGCTATCAGGTGGGTGGAGCGCGCCGTGAGGCACAAGACGGCTTCCCGCACGTCATCGATATCGGTTTGCCCGCGTTGCTCGCAGCGCGAGCCAACGGCATCGACGAAAACGCCGCGCGTATCGACGCCCTGCTCTCGATCATGGTGTCGCTCGACGACACCTGCCTGCTGCATCGCGCGGGCTTGCCGGGTTTGCACGCTGCGCAACACGGCGCGCGCCGCGTGCTGCAAGCCGGCGGAAGCTCGACGCCGGAGGGGTACACCGCTCTCGTTGCACTCGAACACGCATTGCTGTCGCTCAACGCATCGCCTGGCGGCGCAGCCGATCTGCTCGCCGCCACCCTCTTTCTCGACATGCTGGCGCATCGCGACGCCAGCGGGAGTTCAGCCTCATGGAACATCTGA
- a CDS encoding GntR family transcriptional regulator, which yields MSNAIDGFPLDAPARIPLLPAAAPRESTSHVIAEALRAAIVDGTLAPGAPLRQDAIARHFSVSAIPVREALRQLESEGWARAAVHKGATVAPLSADEAREIYEIRSALESLAIGLAIPSHTAATLRECARLCRAAEREPDPSLYVARNVAFHMSLYAPAARPQLEDMIGTLHRRGERYLRLKFGLPSYKGESDNEHAALLDAVQRRDIPAAQSLVVAHLLGTGDLLHRFLTERAQAEAALANQPKPRGRRARATTGS from the coding sequence ATGAGCAACGCAATCGATGGTTTTCCCCTGGACGCCCCGGCGCGCATCCCGCTTTTACCCGCGGCGGCGCCGCGTGAGAGCACGTCCCACGTCATCGCGGAGGCGCTGCGCGCGGCGATTGTCGACGGCACGCTGGCGCCTGGTGCGCCACTGCGGCAGGACGCGATCGCGCGGCACTTCTCGGTCAGCGCGATTCCCGTGCGCGAGGCTTTGCGTCAGCTCGAAAGCGAAGGCTGGGCGCGAGCCGCCGTGCACAAGGGCGCGACTGTCGCGCCGTTGTCGGCGGATGAAGCGCGCGAAATCTATGAGATCCGCTCAGCGCTGGAAAGCCTCGCCATCGGCCTCGCGATTCCGAGTCACACTGCCGCCACGCTGCGCGAATGCGCCAGACTGTGCCGGGCCGCCGAACGCGAGCCGGACCCGTCGTTGTACGTCGCACGCAATGTGGCCTTTCATATGAGCCTGTATGCACCCGCCGCCCGTCCGCAACTCGAGGACATGATCGGCACGCTGCATCGGCGCGGCGAACGGTATTTGCGCCTCAAGTTCGGCTTGCCGTCGTACAAAGGCGAGTCGGACAACGAACACGCCGCCTTGCTCGACGCGGTGCAACGCCGCGACATTCCTGCTGCGCAGTCCCTGGTCGTCGCGCATCTGCTCGGCACAGGCGACCTGCTCCATCGTTTCCTGACCGAACGCGCGCAGGCGGAAGCCGCGCTTGCGAACCAACCCAAGCCGCGCGGCAGACGCGCGCGCGCCACTACCGGGAGCTGA
- the mdcA gene encoding malonate decarboxylase subunit alpha gives MNRPAEAAEASATARSWTTRRDEKNRRLAAIAPWLEDGILPTNRIVDALETLIQPGDRVALEGDNQKQADFLSRSFAKVDPQKIHDVHLLISSISRPEHLTLFERGIAHKVDFSFAGPQSLRVAQLLEDGQLEIGAIYTYVELYARMFVDLTPHVALLCAEKADRQGNLYTGPNTEDTPTIAEAAAFRHGIVIVQVNEIVDELPRVDIPGSWVDVVVEADRPFAVEPLFTRDPRHIGDLQVLTAMMVIRGIYEPYGVSSLNHGIGFDTAAIELLLPTYGESLGLKGKICRNWTLNPHPTMIPAIESGWVDSIHCFGSEVGMEAYIEARPDVFFTGNDGSLRSNRVLCQLAGQYGVDLFIGSTLQIDADANSSTVTRGRLAGFGGAPNMGHDPRGRRHSSEAWLKLLKDQGPVSRGQKLVVQMAETYKKGGEPTFVDELDAVAVGAKSGMPIAPVMIYGDDVSHVVTEEGIAYLHKAEGIDERRAALAAVAGVTPIGLRAKPEKTAELRRRGIVAYPEDLGIRRGEAKRSLLAARSIDDLVTWSGGLYAPPARFRSW, from the coding sequence ATGAACCGACCCGCCGAAGCCGCCGAAGCGTCCGCCACCGCACGCTCCTGGACCACGCGCCGCGACGAAAAGAACCGCCGCCTCGCGGCCATTGCACCGTGGCTGGAAGACGGCATCCTGCCGACAAACCGCATCGTCGATGCACTCGAAACACTGATTCAACCGGGCGACCGCGTCGCGCTCGAAGGCGACAACCAGAAACAGGCCGACTTCCTGTCGCGCTCGTTCGCCAAGGTGGACCCGCAAAAAATACACGACGTGCATCTGCTGATTTCGAGCATCAGTCGTCCTGAACATCTGACGCTGTTCGAGCGCGGCATCGCGCACAAGGTCGATTTCTCGTTTGCGGGGCCACAGAGTTTGCGCGTCGCACAGTTGCTCGAAGACGGCCAGCTGGAAATCGGCGCGATCTATACGTACGTCGAGTTGTACGCGCGGATGTTCGTCGATCTCACGCCGCACGTCGCGTTGCTGTGCGCGGAAAAGGCCGACCGTCAAGGCAATCTGTACACCGGCCCGAATACCGAAGACACGCCGACCATCGCCGAAGCCGCCGCGTTCCGGCATGGCATCGTGATCGTGCAGGTCAACGAGATCGTCGACGAACTGCCGCGCGTGGATATTCCGGGTTCGTGGGTCGACGTGGTCGTTGAGGCCGATAGACCGTTCGCCGTCGAGCCGCTGTTCACGCGCGACCCACGGCATATCGGCGATCTGCAGGTGCTCACCGCGATGATGGTGATTCGCGGCATCTACGAACCGTACGGCGTGAGCTCGCTGAATCACGGCATCGGCTTCGATACCGCGGCGATCGAACTGCTGCTGCCCACCTACGGCGAATCGCTCGGCCTGAAAGGCAAAATCTGCCGCAACTGGACGCTCAATCCGCACCCCACCATGATTCCCGCGATCGAATCGGGCTGGGTCGACAGCATCCATTGCTTCGGCAGTGAAGTCGGCATGGAGGCGTATATCGAGGCACGTCCCGACGTATTTTTCACGGGCAACGACGGCAGCCTGCGCTCGAACCGTGTGCTGTGCCAACTGGCCGGTCAATACGGCGTCGATCTGTTTATCGGCTCGACCTTGCAGATCGACGCGGACGCGAATTCGTCGACGGTCACGCGCGGGCGTCTTGCCGGTTTCGGCGGTGCGCCGAACATGGGCCACGATCCGCGCGGCCGGCGTCATTCGAGCGAAGCGTGGCTCAAGCTGCTGAAGGACCAGGGTCCGGTCTCGCGTGGGCAGAAGCTGGTCGTGCAAATGGCGGAGACGTACAAGAAAGGCGGCGAGCCGACCTTCGTCGATGAACTCGATGCGGTTGCCGTCGGCGCGAAAAGCGGCATGCCGATCGCACCCGTGATGATCTACGGCGACGACGTGAGCCATGTCGTCACCGAGGAAGGCATCGCGTATTTGCACAAGGCCGAAGGGATCGACGAGCGGCGCGCGGCGCTGGCAGCGGTGGCCGGTGTCACACCGATCGGGTTGCGCGCCAAGCCGGAGAAAACGGCCGAGTTGCGCCGGCGCGGCATCGTCGCGTATCCGGAAGACCTCGGCATTCGTCGCGGCGAAGCCAAGCGTTCGCTGCTGGCGGCACGCAGCATTGACGATCTGGTGACGTGGTCGGGCGGGCTGTACGCGCCGCCGGCCCGCTTCAGGAGCTGGTGA
- a CDS encoding ABC transporter ATP-binding protein, which produces MSELRIRGLQKSFDGHPVLHGIDLSVERGTLLALLGPSGSGKTTLLRLLCGFERADSGSVEIDGRRVAGDNLHVPSEQRRIGYVPQEGALFPHLSVADNIVFGLPRTQRRARHRVAELLELVGLPANFGARAPQQLSGGQQQRVALARALAPSPTLVMLDEPFSSLDAALRLETRQAVASALAAAGATAVLVTHDQSEALSLGHEVAVLWNGRLIQTATPETLYRRPVTRELASFVGEAVLLPGVVKQNRVDCELGDLPLCEPMGNGAVDVMVRPEQIRLLRADETIPNGAAAHDAVVQEVIFQGQDAGVTLQLQSGARTVVRARVPGYLSPRPGEHVRLAVDGEVTAYPRV; this is translated from the coding sequence ATGAGCGAACTTCGTATCCGCGGACTGCAAAAATCGTTCGACGGCCATCCGGTGCTGCACGGCATCGATCTCTCCGTCGAGCGCGGCACACTGCTCGCGCTGCTCGGACCGTCCGGCAGCGGCAAGACCACCTTGCTGCGCCTGTTGTGCGGCTTCGAACGCGCGGATAGCGGCAGCGTCGAGATCGACGGCCGGCGCGTGGCCGGCGACAACCTGCATGTGCCATCCGAGCAGCGCCGCATCGGCTATGTGCCGCAGGAAGGCGCGCTGTTTCCGCATCTTTCCGTGGCGGACAACATCGTGTTCGGCTTGCCGCGCACGCAGCGCCGCGCGCGTCATCGGGTGGCCGAATTGCTGGAGCTTGTCGGCTTGCCGGCGAACTTCGGCGCGCGCGCGCCGCAGCAGTTGTCGGGTGGCCAGCAGCAGCGTGTCGCACTGGCTCGCGCACTCGCCCCCTCGCCGACCCTGGTGATGCTCGATGAGCCCTTCTCGTCGCTCGACGCCGCATTGCGGCTCGAAACGCGCCAGGCGGTGGCCAGTGCTTTGGCCGCAGCCGGCGCGACTGCCGTGCTCGTCACGCACGATCAATCGGAAGCGCTGTCGCTCGGCCATGAGGTCGCGGTGCTGTGGAACGGCCGGCTGATCCAGACCGCGACACCGGAGACGCTGTACCGCCGTCCGGTGACGCGCGAGCTTGCGTCGTTCGTCGGTGAAGCGGTGCTGTTGCCGGGCGTGGTCAAGCAGAATCGCGTCGACTGCGAACTCGGTGATTTGCCGCTGTGCGAGCCGATGGGCAACGGCGCGGTCGACGTCATGGTGCGGCCTGAACAGATCCGTCTGTTGCGTGCCGACGAAACGATCCCGAATGGCGCTGCGGCCCATGATGCCGTCGTGCAGGAGGTGATCTTTCAGGGACAGGACGCGGGTGTCACGCTGCAATTGCAGTCCGGCGCGCGGACGGTGGTGCGCGCTCGCGTGCCGGGGTATCTGTCGCCGCGGCCGGGTGAGCACGTGCGGCTTGCGGTGGATGGCGAGGTGACGGCTTATCCGCGCGTCTAG
- a CDS encoding iron ABC transporter permease produces the protein MSDAVSAGPPAGTPAPVRARSRAPRGLFAAAALSALLVLLPIAFTFWRAASFGIGEAVDLIFRPLVGELLINTVLITVSTTLVCAVVGTAAAWFVERTNLPGRRIWAVLAAAPLAMPAFISSYAWVSLSLDLQDFNGALLVLSSAYFPLVYLPVAAALRSMDPALEESARALGCNRWTTFIRVVLPQLRPALLGGMLLVALGVLSEFGAFTLLRFRTFTTQIYAEYRTSFDGGGASLLACLLIVICLVVLAFEFRVRGAARYERVDRGTRRAVLRYDLGAWRWVVVAGFAALAIATLGVPLGMIGYWLTQPGAAAVTPADVSPELLFNATISSLGFGLAAALLTTLLVVPLAFLLVRYPTRFATLFERTVFLAQGIPGLVIALAIVSLAVHALQPLYQSATLLVIAYAMLFMPIALVSVRAAFMQAQPRLEETARALGLTWTQTLFRVVLPLAGPGLGAAAAMVFISVVTELNATLLLSPIDTQTLATQVWADTSTMAFAAAAPYAALLTGISLFASGLLFALLGKSALLGERS, from the coding sequence ATGAGCGATGCCGTGTCAGCCGGGCCTCCGGCTGGAACCCCCGCCCCGGTGCGCGCCCGTTCGCGCGCGCCGCGCGGGTTGTTTGCGGCAGCAGCACTCAGCGCTTTGCTGGTGTTGCTGCCGATTGCGTTTACCTTCTGGCGTGCCGCGAGCTTCGGTATCGGCGAAGCGGTTGATCTGATCTTCCGTCCGCTCGTCGGCGAACTGCTCATCAATACGGTACTGATCACCGTATCGACAACGCTCGTCTGCGCTGTCGTCGGCACGGCCGCCGCATGGTTTGTCGAACGCACGAATCTGCCGGGGCGTCGAATCTGGGCGGTGCTCGCTGCGGCGCCGCTCGCCATGCCGGCGTTCATCTCAAGCTATGCGTGGGTGTCGCTGAGCCTGGATCTGCAGGACTTCAACGGCGCGTTACTGGTGCTGAGTTCCGCGTATTTCCCGCTCGTCTATCTGCCCGTGGCCGCGGCGTTGCGCAGCATGGACCCCGCGCTCGAAGAAAGCGCGCGCGCGCTCGGCTGCAACCGCTGGACCACGTTCATTCGCGTCGTGCTCCCGCAACTGCGTCCGGCACTGCTCGGCGGCATGCTGCTGGTGGCGCTGGGCGTACTGTCCGAATTCGGTGCGTTTACGCTGCTGCGCTTTCGAACCTTCACCACGCAAATCTACGCGGAATACCGCACCAGTTTCGACGGCGGCGGCGCTTCACTGCTCGCGTGCCTGCTGATCGTCATCTGCCTGGTTGTACTGGCATTCGAGTTTCGCGTGCGCGGTGCGGCGCGTTATGAACGCGTCGATCGCGGCACACGTCGCGCAGTGTTGCGCTACGACCTCGGCGCATGGCGCTGGGTCGTCGTCGCCGGCTTCGCCGCCCTGGCGATCGCCACGCTCGGCGTGCCGCTCGGTATGATCGGCTACTGGCTCACACAACCGGGCGCGGCAGCCGTCACACCAGCCGACGTCTCACCCGAACTGCTGTTCAACGCAACGATCTCGTCGCTCGGCTTCGGGCTCGCCGCCGCGCTGCTGACCACACTGCTCGTCGTGCCGCTGGCGTTCCTGCTGGTGCGCTATCCGACACGTTTCGCGACGCTGTTCGAACGCACCGTGTTTCTGGCGCAAGGCATACCGGGGTTGGTAATCGCGCTGGCCATCGTGTCGCTCGCGGTGCATGCGCTGCAACCGCTTTATCAAAGCGCGACGCTGCTGGTGATCGCGTACGCGATGCTGTTCATGCCGATCGCGCTGGTGAGCGTGCGCGCCGCGTTCATGCAGGCGCAGCCGCGTCTCGAAGAGACGGCGCGCGCGCTCGGCCTGACCTGGACGCAGACCCTGTTTCGCGTGGTGTTGCCGCTGGCGGGCCCAGGGCTCGGCGCGGCAGCGGCGATGGTGTTCATCTCGGTCGTCACCGAGCTCAACGCAACGCTGCTGCTCTCCCCGATCGACACCCAAACTCTTGCGACCCAGGTCTGGGCCGACACGTCGACGATGGCGTTTGCCGCCGCAGCGCCCTATGCGGCACTGCTCACCGGCATCTCGCTGTTCGCCTCCGGCCTCCTGTTCGCGTTGCTCGGCAAATCGGCGTTACTTGGCGAGCGCAGCTGA
- a CDS encoding malonate decarboxylase subunit delta: MEHLTFDYPAQRAVTTRAQVGVVGSGDLEVLLSPAENSAALTAHVVVRTSVDGYSHIWKSVLDRFFTRYDGAAQIEINDFGATPGVVALRLAEAIEAAEQGDDA; this comes from the coding sequence ATGGAACATCTGACCTTCGACTATCCGGCGCAACGCGCCGTCACGACCCGTGCGCAGGTCGGCGTAGTGGGCTCGGGCGATCTGGAAGTGCTGCTGTCGCCTGCTGAAAACAGCGCCGCCCTGACCGCGCATGTGGTCGTGCGGACCAGCGTCGACGGCTACAGCCACATCTGGAAAAGCGTGCTCGACCGCTTCTTCACCCGTTACGACGGCGCGGCGCAAATCGAAATCAACGACTTCGGCGCGACGCCCGGCGTTGTGGCGCTACGGCTGGCAGAAGCCATCGAAGCCGCGGAACAGGGAGACGACGCATGA
- a CDS encoding MFS transporter: MNSVTESVSNARRRTPLNRSQIAGFWGAWAGWTLDGMDSFIYALVLTPALTELLPRSGYAATPANVGLAGSILFALFLVGWGLSFIWGPLADRFGRTKVLAGTIFTFAIFTGLAATSHNVWELAIYRFIAGVGIGGEWALAGTYVAESWPEDRRKMGAGYLQTGYYAGFFLAAALNYTIGVHFGWRAMFLTGAVPVVVAILVLLRVKESEKWQKADARTEHVKPLREIFGPVYRRRTWVACILLTIAIVGLWAGAVYEPSAVIQLATKAGMAKNDAIRTASLATGLLSIATILGCLALPPLAERFGRKKTLAFYFTGMAVAIAGSFGWAFYLPNGLAPFIAWLFVLGFFGGNFALFSLWLPEQFETRVRATAFAFCTSFGRFVGAGVNFLLGAAVLHMHTLGAPVALTALAFIVGLFVIPFAPETKGEVLPQ, from the coding sequence ATGAATTCAGTTACCGAGAGCGTGTCAAACGCGCGGCGCCGCACGCCGCTCAATCGTTCGCAGATCGCAGGGTTTTGGGGAGCGTGGGCCGGCTGGACGCTCGACGGGATGGACTCGTTCATCTACGCGCTCGTGCTGACGCCGGCGCTGACCGAGCTGTTGCCGCGCTCGGGGTACGCCGCGACGCCCGCGAATGTCGGCCTCGCCGGCTCGATTCTGTTCGCGCTGTTTCTGGTCGGCTGGGGGCTGTCGTTCATCTGGGGGCCGTTGGCGGATCGCTTCGGCCGCACCAAGGTGCTGGCGGGCACCATTTTCACGTTCGCCATTTTCACGGGACTGGCCGCGACGTCGCACAACGTGTGGGAGCTCGCCATCTATCGCTTCATTGCCGGAGTGGGCATTGGCGGCGAGTGGGCATTGGCGGGGACGTATGTGGCTGAGTCGTGGCCGGAAGATCGCCGCAAGATGGGCGCCGGGTATCTGCAAACGGGCTACTACGCCGGGTTCTTTCTGGCGGCCGCGCTCAACTACACGATCGGTGTGCATTTCGGCTGGCGCGCGATGTTCCTGACGGGTGCGGTGCCGGTTGTAGTCGCGATTCTGGTGCTGTTGCGCGTGAAGGAATCGGAGAAGTGGCAGAAGGCGGACGCACGCACCGAGCACGTCAAACCGCTGCGCGAAATCTTCGGACCGGTGTATCGGCGCCGCACGTGGGTTGCGTGCATTCTGCTGACGATCGCGATTGTCGGTTTGTGGGCGGGCGCTGTGTACGAGCCGTCGGCGGTGATTCAACTGGCGACGAAGGCCGGCATGGCGAAGAACGACGCGATCAGGACGGCGTCGCTGGCAACCGGCTTGCTTTCGATTGCGACGATTCTCGGTTGTCTTGCGTTGCCGCCGCTGGCCGAGCGGTTTGGCCGCAAGAAGACCCTGGCGTTTTACTTCACCGGCATGGCGGTGGCGATTGCCGGCAGTTTCGGGTGGGCGTTCTATCTGCCGAACGGGCTCGCGCCGTTTATCGCGTGGCTCTTCGTGCTGGGATTCTTCGGCGGTAATTTCGCGCTGTTCAGCTTGTGGCTGCCGGAGCAGTTCGAGACTCGCGTACGGGCTACGGCGTTTGCGTTCTGCACGTCTTTCGGACGGTTTGTTGGGGCGGGTGTCAACTTTCTGCTCGGCGCGGCGGTGCTGCATATGCATACGCTCGGCGCGCCGGTGGCGCTCACGGCGCTGGCGTTTATTGTTGGCCTGTTCGTGATTCCGTTCGCGCCGGAGACTAAGGGCGAAGTGCTGCCGCAGTGA
- a CDS encoding LysR substrate-binding domain-containing protein, protein MHPEFDVDLLRTFVAVVETGSFTKASTTVHRSQAAVSMQIKRLETMLGTTLFARNTRNLSLTRPGNTLLEYARRVLALHEEAWSAIVRPEVTGRVVLGAPDDYVSSLLSPVLRRFSNLYPHVEIEIVCAQSTSLAPMLADNKIDLAFVTRDHKLRGEFVRSEPMVWVGASVDTPVLATSPLPVGLYEPGCVARQHTLAALDGARIRYRAAFSSASLMGLVATVDAGLSVIALTRCSVPARLAILGEAQGLPTIAPLEIVVARSAKSDRPTCDYLAAQMVQDLSLRTPTRGAAA, encoded by the coding sequence ATGCATCCGGAATTCGACGTCGATCTGCTGCGCACCTTCGTCGCGGTGGTCGAAACGGGCAGCTTCACGAAGGCTTCGACTACCGTGCATCGTTCGCAGGCGGCGGTCAGCATGCAGATCAAGCGGCTCGAAACCATGCTCGGCACCACGCTGTTCGCCCGCAACACGCGCAATCTCTCGCTCACGCGGCCCGGCAATACGCTGCTCGAGTACGCGCGGCGGGTGCTGGCGTTGCATGAAGAGGCGTGGTCGGCGATCGTGCGGCCCGAGGTGACCGGGCGCGTGGTGCTGGGCGCACCGGACGACTACGTGTCGTCGCTGCTCTCGCCGGTGTTGCGGCGCTTTTCGAATCTGTATCCGCATGTGGAGATCGAAATCGTCTGCGCGCAGAGCACGTCGCTCGCGCCGATGCTAGCCGATAACAAGATCGATCTCGCCTTCGTCACGCGCGACCACAAATTGCGCGGTGAGTTCGTGCGTAGCGAACCGATGGTATGGGTGGGGGCGTCGGTGGATACGCCGGTACTGGCGACGTCGCCGTTGCCGGTCGGGCTGTACGAGCCGGGCTGTGTCGCGCGCCAGCATACGCTGGCGGCGCTCGACGGTGCGCGTATCCGCTATCGGGCGGCGTTTAGCAGCGCAAGTCTGATGGGTTTGGTGGCGACCGTGGATGCGGGGCTGTCGGTGATCGCGCTCACGCGCTGCAGCGTGCCGGCGCGGCTCGCGATACTCGGCGAAGCGCAAGGCTTGCCGACGATCGCGCCGCTGGAAATCGTGGTGGCGCGCAGCGCGAAATCGGACCGGCCGACGTGCGATTATCTGGCCGCGCAGATGGTGCAGGATTTGTCGCTGCGCACGCCAACGCGCGGGGCGGCGGCGTAG
- a CDS encoding Txe/YoeB family addiction module toxin — MFTDEAWDDYLHWQETDRKVLRKINTLLEECRRDPYRGTGKPEALMGSLSGFWSRRITHADRLVYLPGDGKIYVIACRFHYDD; from the coding sequence ATGTTCACGGACGAAGCGTGGGACGACTACCTGCACTGGCAAGAGACTGATCGAAAGGTCTTGCGCAAGATCAATACGTTGCTAGAGGAATGTCGGCGCGATCCTTACCGCGGCACGGGAAAACCGGAAGCGCTGATGGGCAGCCTAAGCGGCTTCTGGTCACGACGCATTACTCATGCTGACCGTTTGGTCTACTTGCCGGGAGACGGAAAGATCTATGTGATTGCTTGCCGCTTCCACTACGATGACTAA
- a CDS encoding type II toxin-antitoxin system Phd/YefM family antitoxin, whose translation MNVLTYSEARAGFKQAMDDVCRDHTPMLITRQSGENVVMVSLEDFNAMQETLYLLSSSKNAQRLARSIAQLNAGSAVSRDLLTDEQTEKPQRGGRKG comes from the coding sequence ATGAACGTCCTTACTTATAGCGAGGCACGCGCTGGCTTTAAGCAAGCGATGGACGACGTCTGCCGCGATCACACGCCCATGCTGATAACCCGGCAGAGCGGCGAAAATGTGGTCATGGTTTCGCTCGAGGATTTCAACGCGATGCAGGAAACCTTGTATCTGTTGAGTTCGTCGAAGAACGCCCAGCGGCTTGCCAGATCCATCGCCCAGTTGAATGCCGGCAGTGCGGTTTCTCGCGACCTGCTGACCGATGAACAAACAGAAAAGCCGCAACGAGGAGGCCGCAAAGGCTAA